A segment of the Mercurialis annua linkage group LG4, ddMerAnnu1.2, whole genome shotgun sequence genome:
TCTAGATTGATTTTTAAGAAATCACAAATGAAAACATTATGTTTACTTTAATAAAAGAAGGGcaggatataaataaaaaagaaagtcGAAAATGTGAATAATTTTTCAGGTGACTGCATAATTTGTTCGAGTTTTAGACATAATTACTTACTGCAACAATGCCCTTTTTGGATTAGTATAACTGAAATATCTCATAGTTCATCCATCATCTCTAACACTCAGCACAGCTGAACTGAAGCATTCTCTCCGATATTTCTACACACATACATGACCAAAATTTATGCAGCAAATCCCAAAGGTTAGAACACACATTCCCCATTGGGTAAGTTGTATAAAGGAAACTTCATTTTCCCACACATTGGATTCGTCAAAATTGTAGGACTCAAAGAAGAACATTTTACAATCTCTAACTAAAACCATCATTTGCATTTGGAGTTTCATTTTCTAGCACCCTGCTACAATAATATCATCACAGAATTATAAAAAACTTCTTATCCTTTGCTTGAACAAAAAAATCAAGCCTCAAACCATCTGCAAATAGCCATCCACTTCGACTACAAGTCTACAATATTCAAAACTCTAGCCATCCCAAATGTAAACCAACACAGCACACATTACAATACGCAACATGAAAACGGAAAACACCAACTAAACCAGAGTGTTTATACCAATCTTTATTCATTAATGCACTTCGAGGAGACATCTAAAGCTTCCAACAAGCAAAAGGGAATAGAGCCACGTCTAATCTTTTGGTAAAATGGTCACGCAATTGATAACAGGTGGGCATCAAAGCAAAATGAAGAAGTAAATTGAGGGCAAAGTACCCAAATTCCAGGAATGGCACTAGTGCATCTTAGTTGTGTTGATTTTTGGTCTTGTTGATGAAGGCTTCTGAGTATGCAGATGCGTTATTAGTTTCGAGTGGTCAGCGTGTGGATCTTCAGGTAAAGTGGTATGAAAAAACTTCTTGCTGGAACCAACTTGGTTGCAGAGCAGCTTCAGCATCTTCCTTCCCCTCATCCATTTAAGCATTATCTTCATGTGGGTTTTGCTATTCAATCCCTCAATATTAGCCTCCTGTCCTGACAATTAACAGCatgaaattaaaattggaaCAAATTGTATGAAGCAATAAGTGACAAATTTAACATCCAGCAAGAGCTGATTGAATCAAAAGCAAATCCTACAAATTTGAATCAGTATTAAAGATTTGAAGGTCAAACAAAACCTTGGCGCAATTCCAGGTGCTGGCAATGGTAAGAGGGCCATTCTGCTTGATGATGGTGTAAAGAGATTGAGAAATCAAAGCTGCTTCCGGGAATGGAACCTTAGGGTTTATCTTCCTCACGTTCACTGCCCGCTGCCTCGACCGCGACGAGAAATACCTGACCACCGAATCCTTTACTATTCCAACATTTCCAACTCTAAACCAATTCATCCTCTGCTTTTTTCTAGGGTTTTTCGATCATACACCACAGCACAACCAAAGTGCTCCTTCTGTTTACACAATTATTTATTAGTTCACCCCTCAACTTTCCACAAAAAATCAAATCACTCATTGTTTTACCAACCCGATCATTTTAACTCATAAATTGGCAAATTCACCCCtctaatatataaaaagaaaacgaAAACGAAAAAGGATGAGATtcttaattaaacacaattaacttCAATTAATCCTAAATAAACCTCTAATTAAATATACTTTTccctaattaaataaaattctaattaaacccaactaaacttaattaaaacctaattaacCCAATAAGCCCTAACCTATCAAAttaaccctaaaccctaaatgaACCGCACAACTCCCAACGAGTGACGCATTTTAGTcagtagaaaaaaaaatatttttatcaggTAGctacttcatttttaattaaaatcaccaAATTGCCATAAGACCAAGCGAATTGGAAATTTCCATAACCCTTCTCGCTTTCAGGTGTTAATCAAGTAAGTTAAaggatttgatttaaaaaaaaaaattaaattaattcttcaatttatattttttaaatatatataaaaataaaaattatattactaTGAAATTTAATGACTCAATGTCTTCAATTTAATCTTTAATATTTagtttcttttaaatattttttttatttttttagaatttcaaataatttaggtaagaaaactaaattaaaaaataaatgtaagaaaaataaaataaattaaattggtttTATAAAGCTATTGAATCTCATAaaagtatatttatttatatttatgtcaaaagtaaatttataggattaaattaaaattttgttttttcattgAAGTTTTGTTGACTTAATTgactaatattaaataaatataaggaCTAAActattaacaaaataaagagaaatatcatttaattttcaaataatgaAGATTAAAAGTGTGAATTATGGGATATATATAGGTAtgaaagtatatatatatatataatataaaaatatttactaaaaatattttaaaatggtaTAATGATTGTAATGTATGCgaaaatatgaaatataaaaaataaagagcataccaaaactaaattaaaatttaaagaatgtATTACACGTATATTAAAACATTGGATTacgattccctcaagttcatttggattattaattattaataaaacatttctctttttatctttttagaattttagaattttattgaatttttcatttgagtgcctaattttaaaaattcataatgaattaattatgattttgaaTGTTAAACCGTTTGTTTCTCATTGTCGGTGACacctaatttaatattttaattatgaaaatattatttttaatcgttttagaTATATAATTTCTACCTCTCATCAAAACTAGTTAAAACATGTccttaaagttttaatttttaattttttcaaagcacaactttttgattttctttaaatCAATATTaactactccctccggtccataatatttgtcgcatttgagaatttGTTttagtccataatatttgtcatgttataatattaAGAGAGGATTAATTGCTATCTTTCCATGTTTGCCCCcaataaatttattgaaaaaatacaataaacaaataaaaatggtagtcataaatgtaaacaaatttcaatggagggttaatttagtaaaagtgttcATAAATTAAAgcatattaattgttttcttaattcttgtgtcAAAgccaaatgcgataaatattacgGACCGGAGAGAGTATATTAGAACcattaaacacaattaatttAGAAAAGGTGAGCGCCTATCTTTATTACTAGTTTGCCAAaataagatatttttttaaagatgtccaaaaaataatcaattaaaatttacaCCAAATCCTAAACCTCTATGCACTTGTTCAAAAGTCAAAGCATACCCACATACAATATATTataccagtgttttaaaaactgaaccGATAACTGAACCGATAAAACTACCGATTATTGGTTCGACAGGTTAAACCGTTGTTTGAACCGGTTCACTAAAATTATAGTAATAAATATGAAAGATAATGCTTATgggttttttttgaaaatttctcTACAATTTTCTTTCATCTAACAtctaaataaacaaataaatatccaatattcatattttaatcAATGCATTTATTGGCTCCACTTATTACTTTTAATTAGGGATGGCAATGCGACGGGGTGGGGACGGAGAAGCCATTCCCATCCCCATCTCCACGTCTATGGGGaatccccgtccccatttaattaatggggATAAAATCATCCCCGTCTCCATTCCCATAGATTCCccatccccatggggatccccgtCCCTggtataattaaatataatttataaataattttattattttcataaaatatttttaaaaaattaattatagaaaatactattatcttaattaatatatatatatatataactaaatagaaactaataaaaaaattaagttaaattatttaaaattataaataacatactaaaatttataatataatataaatatgcataaatataaatcgagttcccatggggacggggatggggatccccatggggtggggactatACTCCCCGTCACCTCCCCATCCCCATGGTCGGGGAATGATTTTTCCCCATCCCCATATCTATGGGGGTAATTGGTGGGGATTCCCCGCCCCATTAGGGGCGGATCCCCATGGAGAACGGGAAATTCCCTCCCCGTTGCCATCCCTACTTTTAATAACCTCCTTTTTTTTCCATTTCTCTGTAAAAGGAAAAGCAAAATACATAAGTAAAGGCCAGAAGAGAGCAAATCTGCCCAGAAGAAGTGAATAATGGAACAAAAAAGTGGCCAAGCGACACAAAAATAAGGTGAAAGCctagaagaaaaaaatgaagaacGTCATGTGAGGtttgactaaaataaaattctaagaACGATCTTGGACTGAGAGCTCTAAAGAGTCGGTGCATGCTAGATCTGATCATTCTATACATGTGAAGAAGAGTTTTTGATGTTCATGTTTGTCTTTTAAAGCTTTAAATCATTGTTtaaaagaagaataagaaaaagggaaagaaaattgaaattgatgGCTGAATCATAAAATATGTTGATGGATGATGGAAGAAATTGTGAGAAGCGGAAGAAATTATTGATGGCCGAATAGTGAAGAAACGGCGCTGTAAAAAGGCAAAGATTATAAAGAAACCCTAAAAACTTAGGTTATTGAAGTTATCCATTTACCTTTCTAAGAACCGGACGGTTTTTTAAATATGGATGGTTCAGCGGTTCGATACGGTTTTTCCGGTTCTCTACAGTTCAATCCGGTTTGACCGTATTTCCGGTTTATAAGGGTAATTTGAACCGGACAGAGTTGCGGTTCGCGGTTTAACCGGTCGAACCGGCCGGTCCGAtccagtttttaaaacactgcattATACATCCAAGACCTGTGCACGCCTCATCATCTTTCAAAAAGAATTAGTCGTTTAAAGGAAAATTTACTCGGTAATTAGCAAAAACTTTTGGAGGACATCTAGAAATTGCatataattttaagaaaaaaccCATTTCCAGATCCTTAAAATATacctgtttttattttttagtccCTAAACAATTTTTAGTCTTTTACTAGTCCCTAAAGTATACGGATTCGCCATTTAAAGTCCCTAAATGAAAGTCCATCAAAGGCGTGTCTACACGCTCTCCTTTTCTTGGATGG
Coding sequences within it:
- the LOC126679558 gene encoding uncharacterized protein LOC126679558 — encoded protein: MNWFRVGNVGIVKDSVVRYFSSRSRQRAVNVRKINPKVPFPEAALISQSLYTIIKQNGPLTIASTWNCAKEANIEGLNSKTHMKIMLKWMRGRKMLKLLCNQVGSSKKFFHTTLPEDPHADHSKLITHLHTQKPSSTRPKINTTKMH